The DNA sequence CTTCGGCACCAGCACCGGCAGCGACATCGCCGCACTGGACGCCTGGTACTCGACGGTCGTCCCGGAACCGACCACGCTGGCCCTGGCCGGCCTTGGCGGACTGGCGCTGCTGCGTCGTCGCCGCAACTAGACCCCCACCCCCCGGGATCCCGGTTGGCGAAAGCCGGCCGGGGTCCTTTCGAGCGGCCATGGTCGGTCGCTTCCCACTGACTGGAGGAGAACCTTGAGAAATAGCACCCTTTTCACCGCGATCACCGTCCTGGCTTCGGCCGGCATGGCGTCGGCCGCGACGATCAATGGCAACGGCAACACCGGCTTCGGCGGACCCGTCGGGAACGGCTCGCTCACCGTGACCGCTGATGCCTCGAGCCTCACGCTCGACCTCGACACCGGCGGCAGCGGCCTCGGAGGCAATATCCTCGCCGTCTACTTCGACACCGTTGCGGGCGGATTCGGCGATACGTCGAGCCTGATGGACGGGCTGGACGGTGGTCGCAGGGCACTCAGTGGCTTTAATGCCAACGACTTAGGCGATCCCGGCGACGACAGCAGCACGGTGGCGACCTTTGCCAGCGGCTTCGAGGCCGACTTCGGCCTCGCGTTCGGCGATGGCTTCGCCGCCCTCTTCCAACTAGCCGCTGGTGGCAACAACAGCCTGATTTTCCTTGATAACCAGACACCTGCCGGCGGATCGCCCGGCACGGTGAGCTACGACCTCTCGCTCCTTGGACTCGGCGTCGGTGACACGTTCAACGTCGTCGGGACGCTCATCAGCGACAGCGCCTTCCGCTCCGACGAGACCTTCGGCACCGCCACCTTCGACGGCAACGCCTCGGGCAACCCCGGCTTCAACGGCACCGTCACCTTCAGCGACTCCACCGCGATCACCGTCGTGCCGGAACCGTCGGGTATTGCTGGGGTACTGGCCCTGTCCCTGGTAACACTGCGCCGGCGCCGCGATTGACCGCGAAAGCACCCGAGTGTGACCAACACACGGACTGCTTAACCTGACAGCACCCGAACGCTTACTTTTTCAGCTCTTCATCCCTCACGGGGCATTCGCCCCGTCCCCCCGTCCGGGTGGGTTTCCCCTCATCCGGACGATTTTCAAACCGTCAGTTAAACCAGTTAACCCGCCGCTGATTCCAGTTCTTGCTCCGATGACCCGACTCCGTCCTGACCGTCGAATCGCTTCCGCCGCCGCCGCGACGGTCGGGGCGATCGTCGGCATCGCGAGCCTCGGCCTCGTCTCGCCGGCTGCTGCTGCTGACAGCTCGGCCCCGGCGATCCTCCAGGTCTTCGAGTCGCGCTGGGACAACAACGAGTCCCGCGCCGCTGACGCCTTCCTCGCCGGCTATGGGAGCCTCTGGGTGCCCCCGCCCGGCGAGGCCGAAACTGGCGGCTTCAGCGTCGGCTACGACCAGTACGACCGCTTCGACCTGGGACGCTGGAACGACCAAACGCTCTACGGTACCGAGCGCGGCGTTCGCTCCATGAACCAGACCTGGCAACGCATGGGCGGCCGGGTCTACGCCGACCTCGTCTGGAACCACAACGGTTTTGCCGACCAGGGCACCTTCGGCTTCGCGACCAGCGGCGGCTACCCGGGCTTTGCCCTGTCGCTCCCGAATGCCGTCGACGGCGACTTCCACAACGGCTTCCTCTCCATCGAAGACTCCGTCAACGAAGGCCGACTCTCCGGCCTTCTGGACATCGACCACGAGACCAACTTCCAGTTCATCCGCAACCCGGTCGACCCCAATGACCCGCGGAACCTCCCCAACGCCGGCACGCAGTTCTGGAACGGCAACATCGCCAACGTTCCGACCGAAGCCAACCGCCGGTTCTACCCGTCGCAGTCCGGCCCGGGCCGAACGCTCTTCGACCCGGCGACCAATGAGACCTTCAC is a window from the Planctomycetota bacterium genome containing:
- a CDS encoding PEP-CTERM sorting domain-containing protein (PEP-CTERM proteins occur, often in large numbers, in the proteomes of bacteria that also encode an exosortase, a predicted intramembrane cysteine proteinase. The presence of a PEP-CTERM domain at a protein's C-terminus predicts cleavage within the sorting domain, followed by covalent anchoring to some some component of the (usually Gram-negative) cell surface. Many PEP-CTERM proteins exhibit an unusual sequence composition that includes large numbers of potential glycosylation sites. Expression of one such protein has been shown restore the ability of a bacterium to form floc, a type of biofilm.), yielding MRNSTLFTAITVLASAGMASAATINGNGNTGFGGPVGNGSLTVTADASSLTLDLDTGGSGLGGNILAVYFDTVAGGFGDTSSLMDGLDGGRRALSGFNANDLGDPGDDSSTVATFASGFEADFGLAFGDGFAALFQLAAGGNNSLIFLDNQTPAGGSPGTVSYDLSLLGLGVGDTFNVVGTLISDSAFRSDETFGTATFDGNASGNPGFNGTVTFSDSTAITVVPEPSGIAGVLALSLVTLRRRRD